The genomic DNA GTGTGGCTCTCCTCCGTCGACCACACCACTCGCGCCGGCCGGATCGTCTACCGTCTCGTGTGCCAGTAGACGGCAGTTGGCGTCCGGCCGTAGTCGAGACGTGGTCCTCGTGCAGTGAGGACCCGTCTCGTCGAAGTCCCCCGTCCGTGTGCTCGGGCGTCGACGGTCACCCGAGCCACCGTTCCGTCCCGTCGGGGCGACGCTCGTGTCTGCCGCCCGGTGGGGACGGATCGACTCGGTGGCCCGTGTGGGACACTTCTGTGTACCCACCGGACTGTGGTAGAACTGTACGCTAACAGTACAGACTCACGGAGATGGCACTCACTACACCGGACTACTCTGTGACGCGAACCCGAGACTCGAAGACACGACCGCCGGTCTCCCCCCGAACGACTCGGGTACGGTGCCGGTCGGCCGCCCGAACCGTCTCGTTGCGATCGAGTGTCACGCCGACTCGACACCGGCCACGACAGAGTGTCACGCCGACTCGACACCGGCGGGGTCGTCCCGCGAGTGTGGGAGTCGGAGTGCGACTTCGGAGCCGGACTCGTCGTTCTGCCGGAGTTCCAGCGTGCCGCCGTGATCGTCGACGACCCACCGCACCAACCACAGTCCGATTCCGCTCCCGTGCTGGAGCTGTGTAATCTCGCGTCTGTCGGTGACGACGGCCCACTCCACCTCCGGAATCGGCGGCCCGTCGTCACCGACGACGACGACCGTCTCGTCGCCGCGATCGGCCACCTCGACGTGGAGCAACGGTTCGTCGCTGGAGTTGTGCGCGACGGCGTTGTCGACGAGTTCGGTGACCGCGTGTTCCAGGAACTCCGTCGCGACGACGGTCCCGACGCCGTCGACCTTGAGATCCACCCGTACGTCTTCGTGACGGTCACGCACCGAAGACACCGACTCGTGGACGATCCGCTCCAGGTCGACCGGACGCTTCACCGACTCGTCTGACTGGAGAATCTCCTGGACGACACCGGCCGTCTCGCTCAACGCGGCGAGGTCGTCTGCCGCCTCGGCGATCCGACCGACGGCGTCGACGGCCCGTTCCTCGTCGACGTACTGTTCGAGTTGCTCGACGAACCCACCGACGACACTGATCTCGTTGCGGAGGTTGTGCCGGAGCACGCGCGTCAGCACCCGTGTGTGCGTCTCGCGGCGCTTCAACTCCGTCACGTCCGTGAACACGACGAACGTGTGTGTGGCGTCGTCGACCTCGTAGGGCACGTCGCGAGCGACGAAGTGGCGCGTCTGTCCGCCGGCCTGGATCGTCACCTCGGTCCGTGTCGGCCCACAGTCTCGACACGCGTCCGCGGCGGCCCGTTCGAGCGTCTCGGCGACCGCCTCGGGAACACCGAGCTCCCGGACCGTCGTCGGACCGTCACCACGGTCACCGACGTGGCCGTCCGTCCCGAACACTGTCTCGAAGTCGTCGTTGGCTCGCTGTACCGTCGCCGAAGCCGGGTCGGCGTCGACACTCGTCCGCAACTCGACGACCGGATCGGTCAACGCCTCGAACAGCCCACCGAAGCGGTCCTGTGTCCGCTCGACTGCCGCACGCGCCGACAGCAGGTCCGAGATGTCGTCGACCGCGACGACGGCACCGTCGAACGCCGCCGTCGAAACCGGCGTCACGCTGACACGCACCGGCAGTTCCTCGCCGTCGTGGCGTCTGAGCTGCCCCTCCTCGACGACCGTGTCGTCGTCACCCTCGCCCCGTTCGCCGACTGCGTCGAGTGCCGTCGCGACGACGCCACCGTCGACGGTCTCGATCGGCTCGCCGACGAGTCGGTCCCGGTCGTAGCCGAGTGCCGCGGCGAACGGTTCGGTCGCGAGTGCGAACTCTCCCTCCTCGTCGACCGCGAAGGCCAAGTCGTCGATCTCCTCGACCAACGCCCGGTACTGTCGGAGCGAGCGCTCCCGCTCGGCCCGATCGAGTGCACGCTCCGTCGTCGCCGCCAGCAACTCGACGAAGTAGCGGTCTTGATCGTCCAACTCGCCGTTCGCCACACCGACTGTGAGCGTCCCGTGGCCCTCCAGCGGGACGTACAGTGCGGCGTCGATGTCCCCGCGGTCTTGGTCGTCCGCAATCTCGTCTGCCTCACGCCACACCGTCTCTCCGGTCGTGAACGCCTCGCCGGCCGGCCCCTCGTCGGTGTCGTAGGCCGGTCGTGGTGGGAGCTCCTCGCGTGTCGAGGCGGTGGAGGCGACGGGAATCAACTCGCCGTCGGTGGCGAGCCGGAGCGTCACCAGCTCCTGGTCGAGCGTCGTGTCGGCCGTCTCGGCGGCGATGCCCGCGATGGCGACCGGACTGTCCAGCGTCATCATCCGGTGGGTCGCGTCCAGTAACCCGTCGAACATCGCCTCGCGGCGCTTCTGTGTCGTCACGTCGCGCAACACCCCCACGGTCCCGCGGAGTTCCTCGTCGTACGGCAGCAGCGTCATGTGATCCTCGACCGGGACGCGGGAGTCGTCGGCACAGACGATGTCCAACTCCAGCGACGCCCACGAGGGTCCTTCGGAGGACAACATCCCGCGGAGTGCGTCTTCGGCCTCCCGAACGGCGGTCTCGTCTTTGATGAATCCCGGCGGTTCGCCGAGGATCGCCTCCCGGTCGTGACCTGTCAACTCCGTCATCGCGTCGTTGACGTACTGGAACCGCCCCTCGTCGTCGAGGACGTAGACTGCGTCACCCATCGAGTCCATCAACTGCTCGTACGAGGCGAGCGTCGCGTCGGCGTCCTCGGACTCACCGGGCGTCGGCAGCGGCGTGTGGTCGACGGTCGGTTCCTCGGCGGCCGACTCGTCGACATCCAACAGATCGGGATCCGACGCGGCGGTGGAACCGTTCGACACCCCCTCCGTCGTGACGGCCCCGTGCTCCGTCCCGTCGAGGACGCCCCGAACACGCGACTCGAGGAACGCCCACGGTGGATCGGTGGGGTCCCACCGAACGACCGGAATCGACGGCGCGAGCGTCGTGACGCGTTCCGCGACGCTCGGTTCGGTCGTGACCACCACGCCGCGACAGCCACCAGCGAGGACCGAGTCGACGGTGTCGAGGTCGTCCGTGAACGCGACGATCCCGCCCGCACCGTCCGTCTCGCCGACCGGGCGGTCGACCGTCCGAACCGTCCACCCGAACCGTTCGGTAGCCGCCGACACGAGTCCGTCGTCCGCTCCACTCGGCGACCCGTCCGCGAACGAGTCGGCGACGTACAGATCGACTCGCCGCGAGTCGGTCGAGACTCCACTCATCGTCGCGCCTCCGTGGTCACGCGACACCTATTAGATTCACGACTCGTGCCGCGTGTCCCGCTGTCGCTCCGCTGTCGTCCCGAGACACGGCCACACCCCTCTCGCGACCAGCCGAGCGGGTGACCGTGAGTTCCTCGCGATCGGCCGAACGGCTGACTGTGAGTTCCTCGCGATCGGCCGAACGGGTAACCACGGCGGCCTCGCGATCGTCGATCCGAGGAGATACCTCGTGACGGAGATCGCAGAACACTCGCGAGATACCGTTGGTTCGATATCATGAGGCAGAGTTCTCTGATTGATACTTAGAACGTTCTCTGGGGGGATAAACGTCGGGATCGTTGCAGGAGAGTGTGGTCGACAGTTGGCCACCCTCGTTCTCGGATCGACGGCCAGACCGTCGCTCACGGGGCAACGGACGCACTGTCCTCTCGACGGGGTGAGTGTCCGAACGCACTCGCGTGCGTCGGCTCCTAGTCTCCCCCGATGATATTCGGAGCCCGACTCATCGAAGAGTCGGCGTAGTTTACCGGAGCGACAGCGTCGCCTCGCCGTCGCGGGCGCCGAGTCCGGACACGTCGAGCGTCGCCTCGCGGCGGTCGGCCTCGACCACGTCGACGCGGCAGCCGAAGGACGTCTCCAGTCCGGCGACGGTGCTTGCGGTGCCGGCACCGAACTCCGTCCCGGTGTCGACCGCACAGACGCCGACCCCGTCGCCGCGACGGAACTGGTTCAGGAAGTTCGCGTTCAGGAACCTGTACACC from Halobaculum sp. MBLA0147 includes the following:
- a CDS encoding PAS domain S-box protein yields the protein MSGVSTDSRRVDLYVADSFADGSPSGADDGLVSAATERFGWTVRTVDRPVGETDGAGGIVAFTDDLDTVDSVLAGGCRGVVVTTEPSVAERVTTLAPSIPVVRWDPTDPPWAFLESRVRGVLDGTEHGAVTTEGVSNGSTAASDPDLLDVDESAAEEPTVDHTPLPTPGESEDADATLASYEQLMDSMGDAVYVLDDEGRFQYVNDAMTELTGHDREAILGEPPGFIKDETAVREAEDALRGMLSSEGPSWASLELDIVCADDSRVPVEDHMTLLPYDEELRGTVGVLRDVTTQKRREAMFDGLLDATHRMMTLDSPVAIAGIAAETADTTLDQELVTLRLATDGELIPVASTASTREELPPRPAYDTDEGPAGEAFTTGETVWREADEIADDQDRGDIDAALYVPLEGHGTLTVGVANGELDDQDRYFVELLAATTERALDRAERERSLRQYRALVEEIDDLAFAVDEEGEFALATEPFAAALGYDRDRLVGEPIETVDGGVVATALDAVGERGEGDDDTVVEEGQLRRHDGEELPVRVSVTPVSTAAFDGAVVAVDDISDLLSARAAVERTQDRFGGLFEALTDPVVELRTSVDADPASATVQRANDDFETVFGTDGHVGDRGDGPTTVRELGVPEAVAETLERAAADACRDCGPTRTEVTIQAGGQTRHFVARDVPYEVDDATHTFVVFTDVTELKRRETHTRVLTRVLRHNLRNEISVVGGFVEQLEQYVDEERAVDAVGRIAEAADDLAALSETAGVVQEILQSDESVKRPVDLERIVHESVSSVRDRHEDVRVDLKVDGVGTVVATEFLEHAVTELVDNAVAHNSSDEPLLHVEVADRGDETVVVVGDDGPPIPEVEWAVVTDRREITQLQHGSGIGLWLVRWVVDDHGGTLELRQNDESGSEVALRLPHSRDDPAGVESA